One part of the Marichromatium purpuratum 984 genome encodes these proteins:
- a CDS encoding YebC/PmpR family DNA-binding transcriptional regulator, translated as MAGHSKWANIKHRKAAQDKRRGKIWTKLIREVTVAARAGGGDPAANPRLRLAMDKAFGANMPRDTVERAIKRGAGGTEGDNYEEIRYEGYGPGGVAVMVDCMSDNRNRTASEVRHAFTKHGGNLGTDGSVAYLFTKQGIISFQPGSDEDAVMEAAIEAGADDVVTNDDASLDVITAPEAFSEVKDALIAAGFDTEVAEVTFNASTSAELDRDTAEKLLKMIDTLEDLDDVQEVYHNAEISDEIMAALDA; from the coding sequence ATGGCAGGTCACAGCAAATGGGCCAATATCAAGCACCGCAAGGCCGCGCAGGACAAGCGTCGCGGTAAGATCTGGACCAAGCTGATCCGCGAGGTCACGGTCGCGGCGCGCGCCGGTGGCGGCGATCCGGCGGCCAATCCGCGCCTGCGTTTGGCGATGGACAAGGCCTTCGGCGCCAACATGCCGCGCGATACCGTCGAGCGCGCGATCAAGCGTGGTGCCGGCGGCACCGAGGGCGACAACTACGAGGAGATCCGCTACGAAGGTTATGGTCCGGGTGGCGTCGCGGTGATGGTCGACTGCATGTCCGACAACCGCAACCGCACCGCTTCCGAGGTCCGTCACGCCTTCACCAAGCACGGCGGCAACCTCGGCACCGACGGCTCGGTGGCCTATCTGTTTACCAAGCAGGGGATCATCAGCTTCCAGCCGGGGAGCGACGAGGACGCGGTGATGGAGGCGGCGATCGAGGCCGGGGCCGATGACGTGGTCACCAACGACGATGCCTCGCTCGACGTGATCACCGCCCCTGAGGCCTTCTCCGAGGTCAAGGACGCACTGATCGCCGCCGGCTTCGATACCGAGGTCGCCGAGGTTACCTTCAACGCTTCGACCTCGGCCGAACTCGATCGCGACACCGCCGAGAAGCTGCTGAAGATGATCGACACGCTCGAGGACCTCGACGACGTCCAGGAGGTCTATCACAACGCCGAGATCTCCGACGAGATCATGGCGGCGCTCGATGCCTGA
- the ruvC gene encoding crossover junction endodeoxyribonuclease RuvC, with amino-acid sequence MARAPRSAPPRLAHRILGIDPGSRFTGYGIIDTDGHHSRRVASGCIRVDKAPWPDRLRLIFDEIEQLVLDHRPHELAVEQLIFARDPSAALKLGQARGAALCAALRGELSVHEYSPKSVKLAVVGTGGAQKSQVQHMVQILLSMDTPPGEDEADALAIALCHAHSMGIPGRKRMAASWRDWRP; translated from the coding sequence ATGGCCCGTGCCCCCCGCTCGGCCCCGCCGCGTCTGGCGCACCGTATCCTCGGCATCGATCCGGGCTCGCGCTTCACCGGCTACGGCATCATCGACACCGACGGTCACCACAGCCGCCGCGTGGCCAGCGGTTGCATCCGTGTCGACAAGGCCCCCTGGCCGGACCGGTTGCGACTGATCTTCGACGAGATCGAGCAGCTGGTGCTCGATCATCGTCCGCACGAGTTGGCCGTCGAGCAGCTGATCTTCGCCCGCGATCCCAGCGCCGCGCTCAAGCTCGGTCAGGCGCGCGGCGCGGCGCTGTGCGCGGCGCTGCGCGGCGAGCTGTCGGTGCACGAATACAGCCCCAAGTCGGTCAAGCTGGCGGTGGTCGGTACCGGCGGGGCGCAGAAGTCGCAGGTTCAGCACATGGTGCAGATCCTGCTGAGCATGGACACCCCGCCCGGCGAGGACGAGGCCGATGCGCTCGCCATCGCGCTCTGTCACGCCCACTCGATGGGCATCCCCGGGCGCAAGCGCATGGCCGCCTCCTGGCGCGACTGGAGACCCTGA
- a CDS encoding type II secretion system protein, with translation MSGSRSSMRGFTLVEMSLVLVVIGLILGAVSIGRDMQRSAEYVKIKQKFVDQWVSAYNNHYSRTGVVVGDDQTAPRYMVNGTNYNSGATSGSTISGGDMSGVTAPGAICEGARPTTQAAAGAGQAADSNVSLHQQMLRHGIQLPPGRAEGFEDRYVYLDTNGNPQEIQICFQWNPPGAASGEPSGNVMVITGLTPDLARALDQMIDGKADAREGVFRQENIGARTGSSRVPQSEWQGNNTFEIAAANPDEASEGDREDEDQVMTLVAHYKMNQ, from the coding sequence ATGTCGGGTTCCAGATCCTCTATGCGCGGCTTCACCCTGGTGGAGATGTCGCTGGTGCTGGTGGTGATCGGGCTGATCCTCGGCGCCGTATCCATCGGGCGCGACATGCAGCGCAGCGCCGAGTACGTGAAGATCAAGCAGAAGTTCGTCGACCAGTGGGTCTCGGCCTACAACAACCACTACTCGCGCACCGGAGTGGTGGTCGGCGACGACCAGACCGCGCCGCGCTACATGGTCAATGGCACCAACTACAACAGCGGCGCGACCTCGGGCTCGACCATCTCGGGCGGCGACATGTCGGGCGTCACCGCCCCCGGCGCGATCTGCGAGGGTGCGCGCCCGACCACCCAGGCCGCGGCCGGCGCCGGGCAGGCGGCCGACAGCAACGTCTCGCTGCATCAGCAGATGCTGCGCCACGGCATCCAGCTGCCGCCGGGACGTGCCGAGGGCTTCGAGGATCGCTACGTCTATCTCGACACCAACGGCAACCCGCAGGAGATCCAGATCTGCTTCCAGTGGAACCCACCCGGCGCAGCCAGCGGCGAGCCCTCGGGCAACGTCATGGTGATCACCGGGCTGACCCCGGACCTGGCGCGCGCGCTCGACCAGATGATCGACGGCAAGGCCGACGCCCGCGAGGGGGTGTTCCGCCAGGAGAACATCGGCGCACGCACTGGCAGCTCCCGGGTGCCGCAGAGCGAGTGGCAGGGCAACAACACCTTCGAGATCGCCGCGGCGAACCCCGACGAGGCCAGCGAGGGCGACCGCGAGGACGAGGACCAGGTGATGACCCTGGTCGCCCACTACAAGATGAACCAGTGA
- the ruvA gene encoding Holliday junction branch migration protein RuvA: MIGRLRGQLVHKQPPRLMLDVGGVGYELEAPMSTFYELPTVGETVTLITHLAVREDAQVLYGFVRESDRALFRNLLKVSGVGARMALAILSGMDAARFAQCVEYEDVAALTKLPGIGKKTAQRLVVEMRDRLEATLTPALAGAAGESAPGTDQALADAVSALVALGFRPADATRMARAADDGAKTSEEIIRVALRSVNPA, encoded by the coding sequence ATGATCGGACGTTTGCGTGGACAGCTGGTCCACAAGCAGCCGCCCCGGCTGATGCTCGACGTCGGTGGCGTCGGCTATGAACTCGAGGCGCCGATGTCGACCTTCTACGAGCTGCCGACGGTGGGCGAGACGGTCACCCTGATCACCCACCTGGCGGTGCGCGAGGACGCCCAGGTGCTCTACGGCTTCGTCCGTGAGTCGGACCGGGCGCTGTTTCGCAACCTGCTCAAGGTCAGCGGGGTGGGTGCGCGGATGGCGCTGGCGATCCTCTCGGGGATGGACGCGGCGCGCTTCGCCCAGTGTGTCGAGTACGAGGACGTCGCCGCCCTCACCAAACTCCCCGGGATCGGCAAGAAGACCGCCCAGCGCCTGGTGGTGGAGATGCGCGACCGGCTCGAGGCGACCCTCACCCCGGCCCTCGCCGGGGCTGCGGGCGAGAGCGCTCCCGGTACCGACCAGGCGCTCGCCGACGCGGTCAGCGCCCTGGTCGCGCTCGGCTTCCGTCCGGCCGATGCGACGCGCATGGCGCGCGCCGCCGACGACGGCGCCAAGACCTCCGAGGAGATCATCCGCGTGGCATTGCGATCGGTGAATCCGGCCTGA
- a CDS encoding prepilin-type N-terminal cleavage/methylation domain-containing protein, whose product MQQRTPAARRAQGGFTLVELTVVLVVIGMILGGIAISKDIVREAQSKRIFQFVTGWKRAYDIHFQRTGVVIGDSQIAPTYMVSGADARLNNRYGQVAGIPANYSRTGQRLCHGQGYPANSVGLGDPAALSEQNLHHLMERVGIAMPAGRAEGQEDRYLYTDSNGNPVEVQICFQWNPDGTASGSGNVMVLRGLTPDLARSLDQMIDGAPDAREGRFREQTTLSNHTQTNVREPGYEWGGNNTFRRDSGLAATAEDIGENRDEDAVMLLTAHWRMDQ is encoded by the coding sequence ATGCAGCAGCGCACCCCCGCCGCCCGGCGCGCACAGGGCGGCTTCACCCTGGTCGAGCTGACCGTGGTGCTGGTGGTCATCGGCATGATCCTCGGCGGCATCGCCATCTCCAAGGACATCGTCCGCGAGGCCCAGTCGAAGCGCATCTTCCAGTTCGTCACCGGCTGGAAGCGCGCCTACGACATCCACTTCCAGCGCACCGGCGTGGTGATCGGCGACAGCCAGATCGCCCCGACCTACATGGTCAGCGGCGCCGACGCCAGGCTCAACAACCGCTACGGCCAGGTCGCCGGCATCCCCGCCAACTACAGCCGCACCGGCCAGCGGCTGTGTCATGGGCAGGGCTACCCGGCCAACTCGGTCGGGCTCGGCGACCCCGCAGCGCTCTCCGAGCAGAACCTCCACCACCTGATGGAACGCGTCGGCATCGCCATGCCGGCCGGACGCGCCGAGGGGCAGGAGGACCGTTATCTCTACACCGACAGCAACGGCAACCCGGTGGAGGTGCAGATCTGCTTCCAGTGGAACCCCGACGGCACCGCCAGCGGCTCGGGCAACGTGATGGTGCTGCGCGGGCTCACCCCGGATCTGGCGCGCAGCCTCGACCAGATGATCGACGGTGCGCCGGACGCGCGCGAGGGCCGCTTCCGCGAGCAGACCACCCTGAGCAACCATACCCAGACCAACGTCCGTGAGCCCGGCTACGAATGGGGCGGCAACAACACCTTCCGTCGTGACAGCGGCCTCGCCGCCACCGCCGAGGACATCGGCGAGAACCGCGACGAGGACGCAGTGATGCTGCTGACCGCACACTGGCGGATGGACCAATGA